Proteins encoded together in one bacterium window:
- a CDS encoding DUF559 domain-containing protein, translated as MTDAERKLWYKICGKQLGVKFRRQQPVGRYIEDFVCFEKRIIIEVDGGQHDQCGPDTRRDEWFINQGYQVIRFWNNDVLKNIDGVVEKITYHISPSPLSPPPNGTPVIKYILFKVAIEGGGIP; from the coding sequence ATGACTGATGCTGAGAGAAAGCTGTGGTATAAAATATGCGGGAAGCAATTGGGCGTAAAGTTTCGCCGGCAACAGCCGGTGGGCAGGTATATTGAGGATTTTGTCTGTTTTGAGAAAAGGATCATAATCGAGGTTGATGGCGGCCAGCATGATCAATGCGGTCCTGATACCAGGCGTGATGAATGGTTTATCAACCAGGGCTACCAAGTAATCCGGTTCTGGAACAACGATGTGCTGAAGAATATTGATGGTGTGGTAGAGAAAATCACATATCATATTTCACCCTCCCCTTTATCCCCTCCCCCTAACGGGACACCAGTCATTAAATATATTTTGTTCAAAGTTGCCATCGAGGGAGGGGGAATACCTTAG
- a CDS encoding diguanylate cyclase has protein sequence MVKKIKKTVARRNLRTNKNLYKPLRQAVDLDTLVNQLQDELRHSTALNRAVFEHAPVGISVRLGTGKLLSVNRAWKKIWRLTNRQIQKNERISQRWTVKQRYPYLRNLSPQVQQIFRRGGELFLPELRVSDPRPGLPKWISQYYYAIQDRQGRVEFIVTMTQDITAQKEAAGALRESEEKFRTIVHNVNIGVFRTTGDLKGRYLQINPAFAKIFGYPSVKDMMKTRVVNLYQKTRDRLIFMRELKSLGYVRNKELLLRKKDRAPIWVSVYAKAQHDESGKVKWIDGVIVDITERKQMEEQLRAISLVDDLTNLYNRRGFLTLAEHQLKIANRAKKAVFLLFIDLDNLKDVNDKFGHPIGDRALVQTTQILKKTFRGSDIIARIGGDEFVVLTLEISNASARTFYTRLQKSLDSFNRYNRLPFALALSIGWARYDPARPRSIYTLLAQADRMMYRHKQSKKISPAE, from the coding sequence ATGGTTAAAAAAATCAAGAAAACCGTAGCTCGCCGCAATTTGAGAACAAATAAAAATCTCTATAAACCATTACGGCAGGCTGTTGACCTGGATACCCTGGTCAACCAACTTCAGGACGAGCTCCGGCACAGCACGGCTTTGAACCGGGCGGTGTTCGAACACGCGCCGGTCGGTATTTCGGTCCGGCTCGGGACGGGCAAACTGCTTTCCGTCAACCGGGCCTGGAAGAAGATCTGGAGGCTGACCAACCGGCAAATCCAGAAGAACGAGCGCATAAGCCAACGCTGGACCGTAAAACAGCGTTATCCCTACCTCAGAAATTTATCCCCTCAGGTGCAGCAGATCTTCAGGCGGGGCGGCGAGCTTTTCCTGCCCGAGCTCAGGGTCTCTGATCCCCGGCCCGGCCTGCCCAAGTGGATCTCCCAGTATTACTACGCGATCCAGGACCGCCAGGGCCGCGTCGAGTTCATCGTCACCATGACCCAGGACATCACCGCCCAGAAAGAGGCGGCCGGCGCTCTGCGTGAAAGCGAGGAAAAATTCCGGACGATCGTCCATAACGTCAACATCGGCGTCTTCCGCACGACCGGCGACCTCAAGGGTCGCTACCTGCAGATAAACCCGGCCTTTGCCAAGATCTTCGGATATCCTTCGGTTAAAGACATGATGAAGACCCGCGTCGTTAACCTGTATCAGAAAACCCGCGACCGGCTGATTTTCATGCGGGAACTAAAATCTCTGGGTTATGTCCGGAACAAGGAACTGCTCCTGCGGAAGAAAGACCGCGCGCCGATCTGGGTTTCGGTCTACGCCAAAGCCCAGCACGACGAGAGCGGCAAGGTGAAATGGATCGACGGCGTGATCGTGGACATCACCGAGCGCAAGCAGATGGAAGAACAGCTGCGCGCCATTTCCCTGGTCGACGACCTGACCAATCTTTATAACCGGCGCGGGTTTCTGACCCTGGCCGAGCACCAGTTGAAGATCGCGAACCGGGCGAAAAAAGCCGTGTTCCTGCTTTTCATCGACCTGGATAACCTGAAGGACGTCAACGATAAGTTCGGCCATCCGATCGGCGACCGGGCTTTAGTCCAGACCACGCAGATCCTTAAAAAAACCTTCCGCGGGTCTGATATCATCGCGCGCATCGGCGGCGACGAGTTTGTGGTCCTGACCCTGGAAATATCAAACGCGAGCGCCCGAACCTTTTATACCCGCCTCCAGAAAAGCCTGGATTCCTTCAACCGGTATAACCGGCTGCCCTTCGCGCTGGCGCTGAGCATTGGCTGGGCGCGTTATGATCCGGCCCGGCCCCGGTCGATATACACCTTGCTGGCCCAGGCCGACCGGATGATGTACCGGCACAAACAAAGCAAGAAGATCAGCCCGGCAGAGTAG
- a CDS encoding tetratricopeptide repeat protein — MNRQTLHTKTIRALTGRAEVYHIIGVLQKSMADFERVIRLSRDINYKRDALIGLSVLHGELGDYDQELSYADKLIRFTRKMDLLSKGKALTVKAGALRDKGNYELSLKTSQRSINLYRSVGKSAKRRSEDHRGILQNISNAYNTMGMVNNIQGRYDSALANFKKRLEIGKKINDQIAISQSLNNIGLIYWHNSKMETAENCFKKSLGIAQKIGYKNAVSVILGNIGIINNDQEKYNTALEYFLKAIKIGEEVGNKAGTAAHLLNAGLCYENLCDFSNAFKYYTLSLDIFQKIGNKPGTAMALLDLGMNYCDRGDYKAALEYLNKSEKIGLHADLLEIVIRCSTMKAKVFRGLKEYAKSIRLLNNSIGLAEKHKMSDLKVLALKEYVRTAIEEKSKKYLPGISDYISQLENIYKDADTGKDKGMLLIIFIKYGIAREKYKKAEKKLFELSNFVKKLDNREFTAEALFVQARFNKATGKEYADEIKKAKALAKELGFVFLLDEIKGFE, encoded by the coding sequence ATGAACCGCCAAACTCTTCACACTAAAACGATCAGGGCGCTCACGGGCCGGGCCGAAGTATATCATATTATCGGGGTATTACAAAAATCAATGGCAGATTTTGAAAGAGTGATCAGGCTTTCACGCGATATCAATTACAAGCGAGATGCGTTGATCGGGCTAAGCGTTCTGCATGGTGAACTAGGCGATTATGACCAGGAATTATCATATGCGGACAAACTGATCAGGTTCACCAGGAAAATGGACCTGCTTTCAAAAGGTAAGGCTTTGACAGTAAAAGCGGGCGCTTTGCGCGATAAAGGCAATTATGAATTATCCTTAAAAACATCGCAGAGATCAATAAATTTGTACCGATCGGTGGGGAAAAGCGCAAAGCGCCGGAGCGAAGATCACCGGGGTATCCTGCAAAATATTTCGAACGCATACAATACCATGGGCATGGTCAACAACATCCAGGGCAGATACGATTCAGCCCTGGCAAATTTCAAAAAAAGACTGGAAATAGGCAAAAAGATCAATGATCAGATAGCCATTTCACAATCGCTGAACAATATCGGTCTTATCTATTGGCATAATTCAAAAATGGAAACTGCCGAAAACTGTTTTAAGAAAAGCCTTGGGATCGCCCAGAAGATAGGTTACAAAAACGCGGTTTCAGTAATTCTGGGGAATATTGGAATAATCAACAACGATCAGGAAAAGTATAATACTGCCCTTGAATATTTCTTAAAGGCAATAAAAATTGGCGAAGAGGTGGGGAATAAAGCCGGTACGGCCGCGCACCTGCTTAATGCCGGTCTTTGTTACGAGAATCTTTGCGATTTCAGCAATGCTTTTAAATATTACACTCTGAGTTTGGACATCTTCCAAAAGATCGGCAACAAACCCGGGACCGCTATGGCATTGCTCGATCTCGGCATGAACTATTGCGATCGGGGCGACTATAAAGCGGCACTTGAATACCTGAATAAGTCGGAGAAGATCGGGCTACACGCCGACCTCTTAGAGATCGTTATCCGATGCAGTACGATGAAAGCCAAGGTATTCAGGGGTCTTAAAGAGTATGCTAAAAGCATCAGACTGCTAAATAACAGCATTGGGTTAGCGGAAAAACACAAAATGTCAGACCTGAAGGTTCTGGCGCTTAAAGAGTACGTCAGAACAGCGATCGAAGAAAAAAGTAAAAAATACTTGCCGGGAATATCTGATTATATATCTCAACTGGAAAATATCTACAAAGACGCGGATACCGGTAAAGATAAAGGTATGTTACTTATTATTTTCATAAAATACGGTATCGCAAGAGAAAAATACAAAAAAGCGGAAAAAAAGCTTTTCGAATTATCCAATTTCGTTAAAAAACTGGACAACAGGGAATTTACGGCAGAAGCACTGTTTGTCCAAGCGCGGTTTAACAAGGCAACGGGAAAAGAATATGCCGATGAAATAAAGAAGGCCAAAGCGCTTGCGAAGGAACTCGGATTTGTATTTCTCTTGGATGAAATAAAAGGGTTTGAGTAA
- a CDS encoding OmpA family protein: MKVVLIIVSVIALLAIGAAGVFYSINKKTQDRLGGLSNAIDSLTIRADNLEEEKNYIANALAAKIVDISKEKEEEIERLKFTHDELVTNLKKEIEDGQIKITRLADRLSVSMVDKILFPSGEADITPAGLKILERVGKVLKNTKNKIIRVEGHTDNVAIKSPLQEKFPTNWELSTARATNVVRFLQDKVGVEPVRLEAIGMSEYHPVVTNKTPAGRSRNRRIEINLMPDIASGAPPDTK, encoded by the coding sequence ATGAAAGTCGTACTTATCATTGTAAGCGTCATCGCTTTATTGGCGATCGGCGCCGCCGGTGTTTTTTACAGCATCAATAAAAAAACACAGGACCGTCTTGGGGGATTGTCCAACGCGATCGACAGCCTTACTATCAGAGCCGACAACCTGGAAGAGGAAAAGAACTATATCGCGAACGCGCTCGCAGCAAAGATCGTCGATATTTCAAAAGAGAAAGAAGAGGAGATCGAACGGCTGAAATTCACCCACGATGAACTTGTGACTAACCTTAAAAAAGAAATCGAAGACGGGCAGATAAAGATCACCCGGCTTGCAGACCGCCTGTCGGTCAGCATGGTCGATAAGATCCTGTTCCCGTCCGGCGAAGCGGACATCACCCCGGCGGGCTTGAAAATACTGGAACGTGTGGGCAAGGTATTGAAAAATACGAAGAACAAGATAATCCGCGTCGAGGGCCACACCGACAACGTGGCGATAAAGTCGCCGCTGCAGGAGAAATTTCCCACGAACTGGGAACTTTCAACGGCGCGGGCAACGAATGTCGTGCGTTTTCTGCAGGATAAGGTCGGCGTGGAGCCGGTGCGGCTGGAAGCCATCGGCATGTCTGAATATCATCCGGTGGTGACGAATAAGACGCCTGCCGGGCGAAGCAGGAACCGCAGGATCGAGATCAATTTGATGCCCGACATTGCCAGCGGCGCACCGCCGGACACAAAGTAG
- a CDS encoding serine/threonine-protein kinase, translating to MYAGDTDPTVKSYNPSNGSEFTPAPGDRIREYEILEMIGKGGMATVYKARHTLINQLVALKILNHALTSDPQFCERFMREAQTQAQLTGHKNIVTIHNFIIERGLYIIIMEYVDGIGVSGQKIRTLAEQLRHFGAMDAWHLRPILEGVLAGLDFAHEQGIIHRDIKPSNIMFTNRGVAKIADFGIAKIIVDQRLTRTGVAIGTPKYMSPEQVRGKTLDARSDIYSLGITLYEALTGTAPFDGDTDYEIMRKHEEETPRPPREINVRIPEAWDAMILKCIAKDPDQRPQNYRGVFQIIETSSAAKKMPEKIVIENDDKTGFDTERGGSSETITPADTMEIIWEEKRKPALLWWIMGVAGFFMIAIAVAYFIINSNPGNKIMNNLKLPGYNQKETLRKRSLEGKLAGIGYLVTRLPCTVDAVITRDDALLHDIITAMRNEELEINYAHFADAQGVIIASSNSQSVGEIFYPAQGLNDSSPVVEKNGTYDCGFDLRVSEKKVGSFYFGAITAKSPDIQSEKDIQPGRLLCIGKLIVHMAYVEDAVANNEEWKLLETIETIAVNEPGLVYAHFVGKKNKIISSSDPENLGRIYNTGLIVGDTSAFREENGVYECGFSVSRHGKKSGTLYFGVKTITE from the coding sequence ATGTATGCCGGCGATACGGATCCGACGGTAAAATCCTACAACCCGTCCAATGGCAGCGAGTTCACGCCGGCTCCCGGCGACCGGATCCGCGAGTATGAAATCCTTGAGATGATCGGCAAAGGCGGGATGGCGACCGTGTACAAAGCGCGCCACACGCTGATCAACCAGCTGGTGGCGTTGAAAATCCTCAATCATGCCCTGACCTCGGATCCTCAGTTTTGTGAACGCTTCATGCGCGAAGCTCAGACTCAGGCCCAGCTTACCGGCCATAAGAACATCGTTACCATCCATAATTTCATCATCGAGCGGGGTTTGTACATCATCATCATGGAATATGTCGACGGGATCGGCGTCAGCGGGCAGAAGATCCGCACCCTGGCCGAACAGCTAAGGCATTTCGGCGCTATGGATGCCTGGCATTTAAGGCCGATCCTGGAGGGTGTGCTCGCGGGTCTGGATTTTGCCCATGAACAGGGAATCATTCACCGCGATATCAAACCTTCGAACATCATGTTCACGAACCGGGGGGTTGCCAAGATCGCAGATTTTGGCATCGCCAAGATCATCGTGGACCAGCGTTTGACGAGAACCGGCGTTGCCATCGGCACGCCCAAGTACATGTCGCCGGAACAGGTGCGCGGAAAAACACTGGACGCGCGCAGCGACATCTATTCCCTGGGCATCACTCTCTACGAAGCGTTGACCGGTACTGCCCCCTTTGACGGGGACACGGACTATGAGATTATGCGCAAGCACGAGGAAGAAACGCCCAGACCACCGCGGGAAATAAACGTGCGCATCCCCGAAGCCTGGGACGCGATGATCCTGAAATGCATAGCCAAGGACCCGGATCAAAGACCGCAGAATTATCGGGGAGTATTCCAGATCATCGAAACGTCCTCGGCGGCGAAAAAAATGCCCGAAAAGATCGTAATCGAAAACGATGACAAAACTGGATTCGATACCGAACGCGGCGGATCGTCAGAAACGATTACGCCGGCAGATACGATGGAGATCATATGGGAAGAAAAGAGAAAGCCGGCTTTATTGTGGTGGATCATGGGTGTCGCCGGTTTCTTTATGATCGCGATCGCCGTGGCTTATTTCATTATTAACAGCAATCCCGGTAACAAAATCATGAATAATTTGAAACTTCCGGGCTATAATCAAAAGGAGACGCTGCGCAAAAGGTCGCTGGAAGGGAAACTTGCCGGTATCGGCTATCTGGTCACCCGCTTACCGTGCACTGTGGACGCGGTGATAACACGTGATGATGCCTTATTGCATGATATTATCACAGCGATGCGCAATGAGGAGCTGGAAATAAACTACGCGCACTTTGCCGACGCGCAGGGCGTGATAATCGCATCGAGCAATTCCCAGTCCGTGGGCGAGATATTCTATCCGGCGCAGGGTCTGAATGATTCCAGCCCGGTTGTTGAAAAAAACGGCACTTATGATTGCGGTTTTGATCTGCGAGTGAGCGAGAAAAAGGTCGGATCGTTTTATTTCGGCGCGATCACGGCCAAAAGCCCGGATATTCAGAGCGAAAAGGATATCCAACCTGGCCGTTTGCTGTGTATCGGCAAGCTCATCGTCCATATGGCCTACGTGGAGGACGCAGTTGCCAACAATGAAGAATGGAAACTGCTGGAAACAATCGAGACTATCGCCGTCAATGAGCCGGGGTTGGTTTATGCCCATTTCGTCGGCAAGAAAAATAAGATAATTTCATCCAGTGACCCCGAAAACCTGGGCCGGATCTACAATACGGGGCTAATCGTTGGTGACACAAGCGCCTTCAGAGAAGAAAACGGCGTCTATGAATGCGGCTTCAGTGTCAGCCGCCACGGCAAAAAATCCGGCACCCTGTACTTCGGCGTAAAGACCATCACTGAGTGA
- a CDS encoding ABC transporter ATP-binding protein — MFWHDEDESVADDEPAKHKRDIRLLKQLFPFFRPYMKKITIAALLLLVSTVLTLAGPVMIKYVIDRVLPNKDLRGLIFISVLYLLIQVVVILVRFFQQFQISVIGEKGIADLKNKVLAHILRLPVSFFDQNPTGRLITRVDGDTETLKNLFSSTAVVLAQDVALLVGMSVIMILTNVHLFLMILVLLPLFLFAFLWFGRSVRPVYIALRKKIAEINSFIMECLRGLNVIQIFLQEDNFLKKIDRMGRDKFNLELKSEVLWYRVWFLVDFGEVIGILLVLGIGGLWALKGIVTVGTLFLFISYIARLFEPLRGLSDQINLIERAFASSERVFGILSMPSEEAPRGAKKIGSLTRGIRFEHVNFAYEKDDWVLTDLDFFIKKGEKIALVGETGGGKTSIISLLLKMYRPQSGRIMFDDADIADADSHSLRSRVSLVPQDVILFPGTVLDNLRLFRPDVDEDKVRACAQTANIHQRILSLPEGYKTNIIEQGINLSFGERQLISITRALVFDPDIVILDEATSAVDPQSERMVQAGMKELFKDRTAIIVAHRLTTTRLADRVLVIHNGRLVEEGGHEELVKRKGFYRNLYLLQYLQSTL; from the coding sequence ATGTTCTGGCACGATGAAGACGAATCCGTGGCGGACGACGAGCCGGCGAAACACAAACGCGACATCAGGCTCTTAAAACAGCTTTTCCCTTTTTTCCGTCCCTATATGAAAAAAATCACCATCGCCGCATTGCTGCTGCTGGTCTCGACGGTGCTGACCCTTGCCGGTCCGGTGATGATAAAATACGTCATTGACCGGGTCCTGCCCAACAAGGACCTGCGCGGCCTGATCTTCATATCGGTATTATATCTGCTGATCCAGGTCGTCGTCATTCTGGTCCGCTTTTTCCAGCAGTTCCAGATCTCGGTGATCGGCGAAAAAGGTATTGCCGACCTTAAGAACAAAGTGCTCGCGCACATCCTTCGACTACCAGTCTCTTTTTTCGACCAAAACCCGACGGGCCGGCTGATCACGCGCGTGGACGGCGACACGGAAACGTTGAAGAACCTCTTCTCGTCGACCGCCGTGGTCCTTGCCCAGGATGTCGCCCTGCTCGTCGGCATGTCGGTCATCATGATACTGACCAATGTCCACCTCTTCCTCATGATCCTCGTGCTCTTGCCGCTGTTCCTTTTCGCATTCTTGTGGTTCGGCCGCAGTGTCCGGCCGGTCTATATCGCTTTGAGAAAAAAGATCGCCGAGATCAACAGCTTCATCATGGAATGCCTGCGCGGTCTCAACGTCATTCAGATCTTTCTCCAGGAGGATAATTTCTTAAAGAAAATCGACCGCATGGGGCGGGACAAATTCAACCTTGAGCTCAAGTCGGAGGTGCTCTGGTACCGGGTCTGGTTCCTGGTCGACTTCGGTGAAGTGATCGGCATCCTGCTCGTCCTGGGGATCGGCGGTCTGTGGGCACTGAAAGGCATAGTTACGGTCGGCACGCTTTTCTTATTCATCAGCTACATCGCCCGGCTATTCGAGCCGCTGCGCGGCCTATCCGACCAGATCAATCTCATTGAACGGGCATTCGCATCGAGCGAACGCGTTTTTGGCATCCTCTCGATGCCTTCCGAAGAGGCGCCGCGGGGAGCAAAAAAGATCGGCAGCCTGACGCGCGGCATCCGCTTTGAGCATGTCAATTTCGCCTATGAAAAAGACGACTGGGTGCTGACCGATCTGGACTTTTTCATAAAAAAGGGCGAGAAGATCGCGCTTGTCGGCGAGACGGGCGGCGGCAAGACATCGATCATTTCCCTGCTCCTCAAGATGTATCGTCCGCAAAGCGGCAGGATCATGTTCGATGATGCCGACATCGCGGATGCCGACAGCCACTCCCTGCGCTCGAGGGTCAGCCTCGTACCGCAGGACGTCATATTGTTCCCCGGCACGGTACTGGACAACCTGCGTCTGTTCAGGCCGGATGTCGACGAAGATAAAGTCCGTGCCTGCGCGCAGACCGCGAACATCCACCAGCGGATCCTGTCATTGCCGGAAGGCTACAAAACCAATATCATCGAGCAGGGGATCAACCTCTCGTTCGGCGAGCGGCAGCTGATCTCCATTACCCGCGCCCTGGTCTTCGATCCCGATATCGTGATCCTCGATGAAGCGACTTCGGCCGTGGATCCGCAGAGCGAGCGAATGGTCCAGGCGGGGATGAAGGAACTGTTCAAGGACCGCACCGCGATCATCGTTGCGCACCGGCTGACGACGACCAGGCTGGCAGACCGCGTTCTCGTCATTCACAATGGCAGACTTGTTGAGGAAGGCGGGCATGAAGAACTGGTAAAGCGCAAGGGTTTCTACCGTAACCTCTACCTGCTGCAGTACCTTCAGAGTACGCTGTGA
- a CDS encoding T9SS type A sorting domain-containing protein, producing the protein MKIFFLLVALFLGLSLGEQATFLDGVLTSGGPAVKPADGSRLFVVVDSFASPMGYSMGLGCDGYYIWNDEAWSRYFARIDPVTHAVVNTFTPTYGNRDMAFDGTYLWASDWETYRIYKYDTSNCAILATYDPGFSGHAHGMAWDGNFLWVGEESGRIYKMNTTGDTIRSIPSPGSYPSDPRGLAFADGHLWVGHQGYGRIYEIDTITGAILNYYSAPGVVPGWRFQQGLDYGGSYLWSTSGGSVNMIYKIDIGMVNVEEHRPISEVKTGLSIKPNPLNHDGRINFTILKASVVKISVTDAAGRVAAEILGTQLLDAGDHQYRWQADKCPPGVYFVILRVNNINLAAKIIKL; encoded by the coding sequence ATGAAAATTTTTTTTCTTTTAGTCGCATTATTCTTAGGTTTAAGTCTAGGCGAACAGGCGACTTTTCTTGACGGCGTGCTAACCAGCGGCGGACCAGCGGTAAAACCGGCCGACGGTTCGCGGCTGTTCGTCGTCGTCGATTCGTTCGCTTCGCCAATGGGATACTCCATGGGGCTCGGCTGCGACGGATATTATATCTGGAATGATGAGGCTTGGTCGCGTTATTTCGCGCGCATCGATCCGGTAACCCATGCCGTTGTCAACACCTTTACGCCAACCTACGGCAACCGGGACATGGCTTTTGACGGTACCTATCTCTGGGCATCGGACTGGGAGACATATAGGATATATAAATACGACACTTCGAACTGCGCTATCCTGGCTACTTATGATCCGGGCTTTTCCGGCCACGCCCACGGCATGGCGTGGGACGGGAATTTTTTGTGGGTGGGCGAGGAATCAGGCCGCATTTATAAGATGAACACGACCGGCGATACGATCCGCTCGATCCCATCGCCCGGGTCGTACCCCAGCGATCCCCGCGGGCTGGCGTTTGCCGACGGTCATTTGTGGGTGGGACACCAGGGCTATGGACGTATCTACGAGATCGACACGATCACGGGTGCGATCCTCAATTATTATAGCGCGCCGGGAGTTGTACCCGGGTGGCGGTTCCAGCAGGGCCTTGATTATGGCGGCAGTTATCTCTGGTCAACCAGCGGTGGTTCGGTGAACATGATCTACAAGATCGATATCGGCATGGTCAATGTTGAAGAGCACCGGCCAATTTCCGAAGTCAAAACCGGTCTGAGCATCAAACCGAACCCCTTGAACCATGACGGCCGGATAAATTTCACGATCCTCAAAGCCTCGGTCGTTAAGATCTCAGTGACCGACGCTGCGGGCCGGGTTGCGGCCGAAATTCTCGGCACGCAGCTGCTTGACGCCGGTGATCATCAGTATCGCTGGCAAGCGGACAAGTGCCCGCCGGGCGTGTATTTCGTCATTTTGAGGGTGAACAATATCAATCTGGCGGCAAAGATCATAAAATTGTAG
- a CDS encoding ABC transporter ATP-binding protein: MKTVIEFWKQRPLRFVSLILYTAVATFLALVYPYILKDIIDGITARFTTAQLMRSIMLLAGIGIVRSVIGVTLPYLRGRTNEIFNLKERNSIFRRLLKQGHTFTNTFPAGDVLERIDSDLGELAWFACSGVFRPIEGLMILLFAVFFLARINWILTIFAVIPMTVTVFAFLKLSPRIYKYFMSWRELISRAHNVLQSYFSGIRIIKAYNMEDQSGRDFAGVLNERVGAATKALRVEIMTHSLFSSFEEIGIAFVLVFGGIFILNKTLTIGEFVAFNAYVLLLLRPMIDIGNFFVRKKRAEVQIKRIEEIKNFAPAVLDEGAIEMTGDKDHGITGRGIGFRYGTTGPDILKNVDHVLPQGKRIGIAGTVGSGKTTLLKLIMRIADATQGRITAGGHQIGDLTLPSYRSLYAYVPQEPSLFSDTLYNNITFGRDIDADKLQAAIEMTQLKEFVKGCPAGLEETVGERGLKLSGGEKQRVAIARAVLADPRILILDDATSNLDAATEQELITQLSTKTSMTVVIISHRLSVLSICDYIYVLDKGAVAESGTHRELIKNRGLYWKLYQYQLAEEKVSKK, encoded by the coding sequence ATGAAGACCGTCATCGAATTCTGGAAACAAAGACCCCTGAGGTTCGTGTCCCTGATATTGTACACCGCGGTGGCCACGTTCCTGGCGCTTGTTTATCCTTATATACTCAAGGATATCATAGACGGCATAACCGCCCGCTTCACGACTGCCCAGTTAATGCGGTCCATAATGCTGCTGGCCGGCATCGGCATCGTGCGTTCGGTCATCGGCGTCACCCTTCCCTATCTGCGCGGTCGGACCAATGAGATCTTCAACCTGAAGGAAAGGAACAGTATTTTCAGGCGGCTCCTCAAGCAGGGACACACCTTTACCAACACATTCCCGGCCGGTGACGTGCTGGAGCGCATTGATTCCGACCTGGGCGAACTGGCCTGGTTCGCTTGTTCCGGGGTATTCAGGCCGATCGAAGGCCTGATGATCCTGCTTTTCGCGGTCTTCTTTCTGGCACGCATCAACTGGATATTGACCATCTTCGCGGTCATTCCGATGACGGTGACCGTTTTCGCTTTTCTGAAGCTCAGCCCCCGTATTTATAAATATTTCATGAGCTGGCGGGAACTGATATCCCGGGCGCACAATGTTCTGCAATCGTATTTCAGCGGCATCCGGATCATAAAAGCTTATAATATGGAAGACCAGAGCGGCCGGGATTTCGCCGGGGTCCTTAATGAACGCGTCGGGGCCGCGACCAAAGCCCTGCGGGTCGAGATCATGACGCACAGTCTTTTTTCATCCTTCGAAGAGATCGGGATCGCCTTCGTGCTCGTTTTTGGCGGCATTTTCATCCTCAACAAGACCCTCACGATCGGCGAATTCGTGGCTTTCAATGCCTATGTTCTCCTGCTCCTGCGGCCCATGATCGATATCGGCAATTTCTTTGTCCGCAAAAAACGCGCTGAGGTGCAGATCAAAAGGATCGAAGAGATCAAAAACTTCGCGCCGGCGGTTCTGGATGAAGGCGCCATCGAAATGACCGGCGACAAAGATCACGGCATAACCGGGCGCGGTATCGGTTTCCGTTACGGCACGACCGGTCCGGATATACTGAAAAACGTGGACCATGTCCTTCCTCAGGGGAAAAGGATCGGCATCGCCGGAACAGTCGGCTCCGGCAAGACAACCCTGCTCAAGCTGATCATGAGGATCGCCGACGCGACCCAGGGCCGGATCACCGCCGGTGGCCATCAGATCGGCGATCTCACGCTGCCCAGTTACCGTTCGCTTTATGCCTACGTTCCCCAGGAACCTTCATTATTTTCCGATACGCTTTACAATAATATCACGTTCGGCCGCGACATCGACGCCGACAAATTGCAGGCCGCGATCGAAATGACCCAGCTTAAGGAATTCGTGAAAGGATGCCCGGCCGGCCTTGAAGAAACCGTGGGCGAACGGGGATTGAAGCTTTCCGGCGGTGAAAAACAGCGCGTGGCGATCGCGCGCGCGGTGCTCGCCGATCCCAGGATCCTGATCCTCGATGACGCGACTTCCAACCTGGATGCCGCGACCGAGCAGGAGCTGATCACGCAGCTGTCAACTAAGACATCAATGACCGTGGTCATAATATCCCACCGCCTCTCAGTGCTGTCGATCTGTGATTATATATACGTGCTGGATAAGGGCGCGGTCGCCGAGAGCGGCACGCACCGGGAGTTGATCAAGAACAGGGGCTTATACTGGAAACTCTACCAGTACCAGCTCGCTGAGGAAAAAGTCAGCAAAAAATAA